One region of Limnospira fusiformis SAG 85.79 genomic DNA includes:
- a CDS encoding SH3 domain-containing protein codes for MFLAVGKSFNRSVSGLAIVLLMLSVAQLGARAQILPNSNSNIAQTTSDRCRKISEPRGLVVRARPTPNSPVVGQVSYAQQVTLATNAQGITGPGGRSWVEITNPVRGFISNGFPNSSGNLVDCSTDLAETPPTRPSGSLCRQVDREAAPEGVAVRAAPSRSSARRGGVDSGERVQLASDYRLIPDPDGERRNWVKITTPVAGYISANTLIMCR; via the coding sequence ATGTTTTTGGCAGTTGGGAAATCCTTTAATCGGTCAGTTTCTGGGTTAGCTATAGTTTTGTTGATGCTCTCAGTTGCACAATTGGGGGCGCGCGCTCAAATATTGCCTAACTCTAACTCTAATATCGCCCAAACCACCAGCGATCGCTGTCGTAAAATTTCTGAACCTCGGGGTTTAGTAGTTCGGGCGCGACCTACTCCCAATTCTCCCGTCGTCGGTCAGGTTTCCTATGCTCAACAAGTGACTTTAGCCACTAATGCACAGGGAATAACTGGTCCTGGTGGTCGCTCCTGGGTGGAAATCACTAATCCCGTCCGGGGTTTTATTTCTAACGGCTTTCCCAATAGTTCCGGTAATTTGGTGGACTGTTCTACCGATTTGGCTGAAACTCCACCCACACGACCATCAGGGAGTCTTTGTCGTCAAGTCGATCGCGAGGCGGCTCCAGAAGGTGTCGCGGTCAGGGCTGCTCCTTCCCGCTCATCTGCTCGTCGCGGTGGTGTCGATTCGGGAGAACGGGTACAATTAGCATCTGACTATCGCTTAATTCCTGACCCTGATGGTGAGCGTCGCAATTGGGTTAAAATTACCACTCCGGTGGCTGGATATATCTCTGCTAATACGTTAATTATGTGTCGGTAG
- a CDS encoding DUF6473 family protein, translating into MGYYQERDRSITNYQMFELGNTGLSFRGPQPHTLAQGDYFTCLGAAQTFGCFGDRPYPNLLANWLKLPVLNLGYGGAGPSFFLHNSALIDYINRGKFAIVQVMSGRSESNSLFDTGGLEYIRRRSDGEQLGSEPAYQELLTTCDRDFVNQIIAETRQNWVSSYQLLLSKIKVPKILLWFSEREPDYQLTYNNIYCLFGKFPHLINAQAIAQIIPFANDYIQCVSTRGMPQLLINRLTGYPTTLNLAYQRPDLGDKTSFYNDYYFSPEMQRDAATLLKSACQQYLY; encoded by the coding sequence ATGGGATATTATCAAGAACGCGATCGCTCTATTACTAACTACCAAATGTTTGAGTTGGGAAACACTGGATTATCTTTTCGTGGCCCCCAACCCCACACACTCGCTCAGGGTGATTATTTTACCTGTTTAGGCGCGGCACAGACTTTTGGCTGTTTTGGCGATCGCCCCTATCCTAATTTGTTGGCAAATTGGCTGAAATTACCAGTTTTAAACTTGGGATATGGGGGGGCGGGTCCTTCTTTCTTTCTCCACAATTCTGCCTTAATCGATTACATAAATCGCGGTAAGTTTGCCATTGTTCAGGTCATGTCTGGACGCAGTGAGAGTAACTCCCTATTTGATACCGGAGGCTTGGAATATATCCGCCGACGTTCTGATGGTGAACAGTTGGGTTCAGAACCGGCTTATCAGGAGTTATTGACTACCTGCGATCGCGATTTTGTCAATCAGATTATCGCCGAAACTCGACAAAATTGGGTCAGCAGTTATCAGCTTTTATTGAGCAAAATTAAAGTCCCGAAAATTCTGCTTTGGTTTTCCGAGAGGGAGCCTGATTATCAACTTACATACAATAATATTTATTGTCTATTTGGCAAGTTTCCCCACTTGATAAATGCTCAGGCGATCGCTCAAATCATCCCCTTCGCTAATGATTATATTCAATGTGTTTCTACCCGAGGAATGCCACAACTATTAATTAACCGACTCACCGGATACCCTACCACCCTGAATTTAGCCTATCAGCGCCCGGATTTGGGCGATAAAACCTCTTTTTACAATGATTATTATTTTTCTCCCGAAATGCAACGAGACGCGGCTACATTGCTAAAATCAGCCTGTCAGCAATACCTATATTGA
- a CDS encoding D-alanyl-D-alanine carboxypeptidase, which translates to MLDVFTSGIMSVWLEMAGMNRDQLNRTSQQMWESSLSDIISIERPDPAVEAIVQQYLARLSSRGISSASQGVWIEAGPFTVANHRGDIPLSAASITKIATSLAALQTWSVNHQFETIIGATGPIENGVLQGDLVIVGGGNPFFVWEEAFSLGYALNQLGIRQVRGNLTIAGNFSMNYESEPQLVGNLLRQSLDSRLWESEAATQYVRSGSGLPKPQVQILGSVQYVTSPPNLQPLIRHRSLSLAEIIKQMNIYSNNPISEMLAETLGGAEMVRRLAAEAAGVSVDEIRLINGSGLGHENQISPRASVAMFIALDRHLRDTDLTVADLLPVSGRDLGTLEYRRIPPNSAVKTGTLFDVSALAGAIPTRDRGVVWFAIINRATGLDALRDDQDWLLQQLVNYWGASDVLPITLTNNLDGTRPALGDLARIDRVN; encoded by the coding sequence ATGTTAGATGTGTTTACTTCTGGGATTATGTCTGTATGGTTGGAGATGGCTGGGATGAATCGCGACCAATTGAATAGGACTTCCCAGCAAATGTGGGAAAGCAGCCTATCGGATATTATCTCTATTGAACGCCCAGATCCAGCAGTAGAGGCGATCGTCCAACAGTATTTGGCGCGTTTATCCAGTCGTGGCATATCCAGCGCCTCTCAGGGGGTATGGATTGAGGCGGGACCTTTTACGGTGGCTAATCATCGGGGGGATATTCCTTTATCGGCCGCTTCGATCACTAAAATAGCTACATCTTTGGCGGCGTTGCAAACCTGGAGTGTTAACCATCAGTTTGAAACCATCATTGGCGCAACTGGTCCCATTGAAAATGGGGTATTGCAAGGGGATTTGGTGATTGTGGGGGGAGGAAATCCCTTTTTTGTCTGGGAAGAGGCTTTTAGTTTGGGATATGCTCTCAATCAGTTGGGTATTCGTCAGGTGCGGGGAAATTTGACGATCGCTGGTAATTTTTCGATGAATTATGAATCGGAACCGCAACTGGTGGGTAATTTACTCCGTCAATCCCTCGATTCCCGGCTGTGGGAGTCAGAAGCAGCTACTCAATATGTCCGTTCAGGGTCGGGGTTGCCAAAACCACAGGTACAAATTTTGGGCTCGGTGCAATATGTCACCTCCCCGCCTAATCTCCAACCCCTAATCCGCCATCGGTCTCTGAGTTTGGCTGAGATTATTAAACAAATGAATATCTACAGTAATAATCCCATCTCGGAAATGTTGGCTGAAACTTTGGGCGGTGCTGAGATGGTGCGACGATTGGCGGCTGAGGCTGCTGGGGTTTCCGTTGATGAAATTCGCCTGATTAATGGTTCTGGTTTGGGTCATGAAAATCAAATTTCTCCTAGGGCTTCGGTGGCTATGTTTATCGCTTTGGATAGACATTTGCGAGATACAGATTTAACTGTGGCGGATTTATTACCTGTTTCGGGACGAGATTTGGGAACTTTGGAATATCGCCGCATTCCTCCAAATTCGGCTGTCAAAACTGGCACTTTGTTTGATGTTAGTGCTTTGGCGGGGGCTATCCCAACTCGCGATCGCGGTGTGGTCTGGTTTGCTATCATTAACCGCGCTACGGGTTTGGATGCTTTGCGTGATGACCAGGATTGGTTATTACAACAGTTGGTAAATTACTGGGGTGCGTCGGATGTTTTGCCAATTACTTTGACAAATAATCTTGATGGGACTCGTCCGGCTTTGGGGGATCTGGCTAGAATTGATCGGGTTAATTAG
- a CDS encoding RRXRR domain-containing protein, whose translation MPNYQNYVFVVDTLGQPLSPTHRARARKLLKQGLAAVFRTYPFTIILKKTDSNGPGKS comes from the coding sequence ATGCCAAATTACCAAAATTACGTTTTTGTGGTTGACACACTGGGGCAACCGTTAAGTCCCACTCATCGGGCCAGGGCCAGAAAGCTTTTGAAGCAGGGTTTGGCTGCAGTGTTTAGGACTTATCCATTTACAATTATCCTCAAGAAAACTGATTCTAATGGTCCGGGAAAATCCTAG
- the plsX gene encoding phosphate acyltransferase PlsX: protein MGLTSARIAIDAMGGDHAPTEVVAGALMAQEKFGVDVILVGDPQQIEASLKEHHSNSPLPEIVPAEGTIEMHEEPLGAIKRKPNASINVAMNLVKQKKADAVVSAGHSGAAMASALLRVGRIRGIDRPAIGAVLPTMVRSSPVLILDVGANVDCRPKFLEQFAVMGSIYSQYVLGVDNPTVGLLNIGEESSKGDDLAVRTYQMLQENSLISFAGNAEGRDVLTGKFNVIVCDGFVGNVLLKFAEGVGEAVLQLLREELSSGLRSQLGATLLKPSLKRFKQRVDHVEHGGALLLGVAGICIIGHGSSKAPTICNAIRMARDAVNNEVLERINLQYQKHQKQAIEQDS, encoded by the coding sequence ATGGGCTTAACTAGCGCACGAATTGCAATTGACGCGATGGGTGGAGATCATGCCCCCACAGAAGTAGTGGCGGGCGCGCTGATGGCACAGGAAAAATTTGGGGTTGATGTCATACTGGTGGGAGATCCTCAGCAGATTGAGGCATCCCTCAAAGAACACCACAGCAACTCACCATTGCCAGAAATTGTCCCCGCCGAAGGGACAATCGAAATGCACGAAGAACCATTAGGGGCGATTAAACGCAAGCCTAATGCTTCTATTAATGTTGCCATGAATTTGGTTAAACAAAAAAAAGCTGATGCGGTTGTATCTGCTGGTCACTCTGGGGCGGCGATGGCTTCGGCACTATTGCGGGTAGGACGCATTCGGGGTATTGATCGCCCCGCCATTGGTGCTGTGTTACCTACTATGGTGCGTTCTTCCCCGGTTCTGATTCTGGATGTGGGGGCTAATGTTGATTGTCGTCCTAAGTTCCTAGAACAGTTTGCTGTTATGGGAAGCATCTATAGCCAGTATGTTTTGGGTGTTGATAACCCGACTGTGGGATTACTCAATATTGGTGAAGAATCTTCTAAGGGTGATGATCTGGCGGTGCGGACTTATCAGATGCTACAAGAAAATTCTCTGATTTCTTTTGCTGGAAATGCTGAAGGACGAGATGTACTCACTGGTAAGTTTAATGTGATAGTTTGTGATGGCTTTGTGGGTAATGTACTATTGAAATTTGCCGAGGGAGTCGGAGAGGCGGTTCTCCAATTGCTGCGGGAGGAGTTATCTTCGGGACTGCGATCGCAACTGGGGGCTACTCTGCTGAAGCCTAGTTTAAAACGCTTTAAACAAAGGGTTGATCACGTTGAACATGGGGGAGCTTTACTTTTGGGTGTAGCCGGAATTTGCATTATTGGTCATGGGTCTTCTAAAGCCCCGACTATTTGTAATGCTATTCGCATGGCGCGAGATGCGGTTAATAATGAAGTGCTAGAACGCATTAATTTACAGTATCAAAAACACCAAAAACAGGCGATTGAACAAGACTCATAA
- a CDS encoding beta-ketoacyl-ACP synthase III → MTTTGIAITGSGAATPSVLLDNNQLSQLVETSDEWISSRTGIRQRRLATTEVTLSHMAASACANAIAMAGLQPTDIDLIILATSTADDLFGSASQIQAQIGATKAVAFDLTAACSGFVFGLVTASQFIRNGVYKNVLLVGADILSRWVDWSDRRTCILFGDGAGAVVLQASDRDNLLGFELKSDGSLNSSLNLAFQPEAKALTPEITINQGKYLPITMNGQDIYRFAVKKVPEVVEKALFNSGLTADDVDWLILHQANQRILDAVAQRLKIPPHKVISNLANYGNTSAASIPLALDEVVRSGKIQSGDIIATAGFGAGLTWGSAIFKWGN, encoded by the coding sequence ATGACAACCACAGGTATAGCTATTACAGGTAGTGGCGCGGCTACTCCGTCGGTTTTACTCGATAATAACCAACTTTCTCAACTGGTGGAAACCTCCGATGAGTGGATTAGTTCCCGCACAGGTATTCGTCAACGGCGCTTGGCGACTACAGAGGTAACACTTAGTCACATGGCGGCATCGGCTTGCGCAAATGCGATCGCTATGGCTGGTTTACAACCTACTGATATTGATTTAATTATTCTCGCTACTTCCACCGCTGATGATTTATTTGGTAGTGCTAGTCAAATACAAGCACAAATTGGCGCGACCAAAGCGGTGGCTTTTGACTTGACGGCGGCTTGTTCTGGCTTTGTTTTTGGCTTGGTCACTGCTAGTCAGTTTATCCGTAACGGAGTTTATAAAAATGTGCTTTTAGTGGGGGCGGATATTCTCTCCAGATGGGTTGATTGGTCGGACCGCCGCACTTGTATTTTATTTGGAGATGGCGCGGGTGCGGTGGTTTTACAAGCCAGCGATCGCGATAATTTATTGGGTTTTGAACTCAAAAGTGATGGTAGTCTCAATAGTTCCCTTAACCTGGCTTTTCAACCAGAAGCTAAGGCTTTAACTCCCGAAATTACTATCAATCAAGGTAAGTATCTACCCATTACTATGAATGGTCAAGATATCTATCGCTTTGCTGTTAAAAAAGTCCCGGAAGTGGTCGAAAAAGCTCTATTTAACTCCGGCTTAACTGCTGATGATGTCGATTGGCTTATCCTTCACCAAGCTAACCAACGGATTCTTGATGCTGTCGCTCAAAGGCTAAAAATCCCCCCCCATAAGGTGATTAGTAACCTCGCTAATTATGGTAATACTTCCGCCGCTTCTATTCCTTTGGCTCTTGATGAAGTAGTGCGATCGGGAAAAATACAATCCGGTGATATAATTGCTACAGCCGGATTTGGTGCAGGTTTAACCTGGGGTTCGGCAATCTTTAAATGGGGAAACTAA
- the fabD gene encoding ACP S-malonyltransferase, whose translation MTKTAWVFPGQGSQAVGMGADLFDSPDAQPKLHQAADILGWSLPDLCQGEADKLSRTLYTQPCLYVVETLLVDALKKQGQTPDLVAGHSLGEYVALYAAGVFDFEAGLRLVKHRAELMDKAAGGQMAALIGFNAEQLNQQLEQTDNVVLANDNSSAQVVISGTPEAVDNLLSKIKVKRAVKLNVSGAFHSPLMADAATQFQQVLDLVHFQQATVPVLSNVDPTPATDGEILKERLVKQMTGSVRWREICLQLSEQGIQKVIEVGPGQVLTGLIKRTCSGLTLENCDRIPPS comes from the coding sequence ATGACTAAAACCGCATGGGTTTTTCCTGGACAAGGTTCACAGGCTGTCGGTATGGGTGCCGATTTATTTGATTCACCAGACGCACAACCTAAGTTACATCAAGCTGCTGATATCCTCGGTTGGTCTCTACCTGATTTGTGTCAGGGGGAGGCTGATAAATTGTCTCGCACTCTCTACACTCAGCCCTGTTTATATGTAGTCGAAACTCTCCTCGTTGATGCTCTCAAAAAACAAGGTCAAACTCCCGATTTAGTCGCGGGTCATAGTTTAGGAGAATATGTCGCTCTTTATGCTGCTGGAGTCTTTGATTTTGAGGCGGGTTTGCGTTTGGTTAAACATCGCGCCGAACTCATGGATAAGGCGGCGGGGGGACAAATGGCTGCTCTCATTGGCTTTAATGCTGAACAACTCAATCAACAACTAGAACAAACCGACAATGTGGTTTTGGCTAATGATAATAGTTCCGCTCAAGTCGTGATTTCAGGAACCCCAGAAGCCGTTGATAATCTCCTCAGTAAAATCAAGGTCAAACGAGCCGTTAAATTGAATGTATCGGGCGCTTTTCATTCCCCTTTAATGGCTGATGCTGCTACCCAATTTCAACAAGTTTTAGACTTAGTTCATTTTCAACAGGCTACCGTTCCGGTTTTGTCTAATGTAGACCCTACCCCCGCTACTGATGGGGAAATTCTCAAGGAACGTCTGGTTAAACAAATGACGGGTTCGGTGCGTTGGCGCGAAATTTGTTTACAACTTTCAGAACAGGGTATTCAAAAAGTGATAGAAGTCGGTCCTGGTCAAGTATTGACTGGATTAATTAAGCGGACCTGTTCCGGTTTGACCCTAGAAAATTGCGATCGCATTCCGCCATCCTAA
- a CDS encoding DICT sensory domain-containing protein translates to MSISMSILAELVQCQPQIRPQIYFKSSLIALSHAMEDQVLAGSDSPLVIATFQRERFYRQEAHRYRRIAALTSQVYVMAAPETEFKNASDAYETVAFPPEDILSKEWNLVVLGENYASCLVCIEREDLAENSEMSEQLTMDQARPFEGVWTSHRQICSQVAILLLGRVKYYRPEIQGKIEEAVNSFNLPKKLDKKGKSTTRKSRHNPKEEVELDSPLNDPFAHRLVTYLQAGQHKLLRVYRSLAVQEWKERLVNSITAAIRQSLDPEEVLEIATREFGEAMQAHRCLIYRCKSTDKSVVIEHEYLRSCPEQPEGTKVKSLRGETWWLENNPLFIQVLQQQRYVYLGEPGEVDYGIDEGENILAKLAEKWEIGGWLMVPILSQGRLLGMVELHQCNSVCRSWEDDELSLMDAIATQLAAALIQAETHANLEELNRQLEALERTRSNLIAITGHELRTPLSTIQVCLESLSQEPDMPLEMREVMLETAQADAERLRKLVQDFLTLSHLESGRVDWNPESLRLEECIDLAISGVSARYAENKPKIEVEINDNLPLVKADGEWLVELLTKLLDNACKFTSSEGKVTIKAKSNGDRMLEVTVADTGRGIEPNRLEEVFDRFYQEEGSLRRTVGGTGLGLAIGRQIVTGWGGRIWADSLGKNQGSQFHFTIPLVESELIINN, encoded by the coding sequence ATGAGCATTTCCATGTCAATTCTAGCAGAATTGGTGCAGTGTCAACCACAGATTAGACCTCAAATATACTTTAAATCTTCCCTAATTGCTCTCTCTCATGCTATGGAAGATCAGGTGTTGGCGGGGTCAGATTCTCCGTTGGTGATTGCTACATTTCAGCGAGAAAGGTTTTATCGTCAGGAAGCACATAGATATCGGCGAATTGCTGCTTTAACGTCTCAAGTTTATGTGATGGCTGCACCAGAAACTGAGTTTAAAAATGCTTCTGATGCTTATGAAACTGTGGCTTTTCCACCGGAAGATATATTGAGTAAGGAATGGAATTTAGTGGTGTTAGGGGAGAATTATGCAAGCTGTCTGGTTTGTATTGAACGTGAGGATTTAGCGGAAAATTCCGAGATGTCAGAACAGTTGACGATGGACCAAGCGCGTCCCTTTGAGGGTGTATGGACTTCTCATCGTCAGATTTGTTCCCAAGTCGCGATCCTTTTACTAGGAAGAGTTAAGTATTATCGACCGGAAATACAAGGCAAAATTGAAGAGGCTGTTAATAGCTTTAATTTACCGAAAAAGCTGGATAAAAAAGGGAAATCCACAACTCGCAAATCTCGGCACAATCCGAAGGAGGAAGTTGAGCTAGACTCGCCACTAAATGATCCGTTTGCTCATCGTTTGGTAACTTATTTACAAGCAGGTCAACATAAGTTACTGCGGGTTTATCGTTCTTTGGCGGTTCAGGAGTGGAAGGAGCGATTGGTTAATTCCATCACAGCGGCTATTCGTCAATCTCTTGACCCGGAAGAAGTTCTGGAAATTGCTACTCGTGAATTTGGGGAAGCAATGCAGGCTCATCGATGTTTAATTTATCGGTGTAAGTCTACTGATAAAAGTGTTGTTATTGAACATGAATATCTGCGATCGTGCCCTGAACAACCGGAGGGAACAAAGGTTAAATCTTTACGGGGGGAGACTTGGTGGCTGGAAAATAACCCTTTATTTATACAGGTTCTACAACAACAACGTTATGTGTATTTGGGGGAACCGGGGGAGGTGGATTATGGGATAGATGAGGGTGAGAATATTTTGGCTAAACTGGCTGAAAAATGGGAAATTGGCGGCTGGTTGATGGTGCCGATTTTGTCGCAAGGTCGGCTTTTGGGGATGGTAGAATTGCATCAGTGTAATTCGGTTTGTCGCAGTTGGGAAGATGATGAGCTGTCTTTGATGGATGCGATCGCTACTCAGTTGGCTGCGGCTTTAATTCAGGCGGAAACTCATGCAAATCTTGAGGAATTGAATCGGCAATTGGAAGCGTTAGAAAGGACTCGCAGCAATTTGATTGCCATTACAGGTCATGAATTAAGGACTCCTTTATCTACAATTCAGGTCTGTTTGGAGTCTTTGAGTCAGGAACCAGATATGCCTTTGGAAATGCGAGAGGTGATGTTAGAAACGGCTCAAGCTGACGCGGAACGTCTGCGGAAATTGGTGCAGGATTTTCTAACTTTATCCCATTTAGAAAGTGGTAGAGTGGACTGGAACCCGGAATCTTTGCGATTGGAAGAATGTATTGATTTGGCTATTAGTGGTGTGAGTGCTAGATATGCGGAAAATAAGCCTAAAATTGAGGTAGAAATTAATGATAATTTACCGTTAGTTAAAGCTGATGGTGAGTGGTTGGTTGAATTGCTGACTAAACTGTTAGATAATGCTTGCAAGTTTACCAGTTCTGAGGGTAAGGTGACTATTAAGGCTAAATCTAATGGCGATCGAATGTTAGAGGTGACTGTGGCTGATACGGGACGAGGAATTGAGCCTAACCGCTTGGAGGAAGTTTTTGATAGGTTTTATCAGGAGGAGGGTTCCCTACGCCGCACAGTGGGGGGAACGGGTTTAGGATTGGCGATAGGTAGGCAAATTGTCACGGGTTGGGGAGGCCGTATCTGGGCTGATTCTTTGGGGAAAAACCAAGGCAGCCAGTTCCATTTTACCATACCTTTGGTGGAAAGTGAGTTAATAATTAATAATTAG
- a CDS encoding DUF4912 domain-containing protein produces MKGESEVVEDANRRVEESYQVADIELEEVISQSEVVEDVETEESYQVADIGDSDSERVSELEVVEDAETQESEESYQVADIGDSDSERVSELEVVEDAETQESEESYQVADIGDSDSERVSESEVVEDAETQESEESYQVPDIGDSDSERVSELEVVEDAETQESEESYQVADIELEEVISQSEVVEDAETQESEESYQVADIGDSDSERVSELEVVEDAETQESEESYQVADIGDSDSERVSESEVVEDAETQESQESYQVADIGDSDSERVSESEVVEDAETQESQEGYQVADIGDSDSERVSELEVVEDAETQEVSEVAEIELGDSSDEVSERDGEADENLKQATLTGGQAWVVGGGDDRSQLDVESKKFNVGQQDDGEIIGLDVDEGLPDLPGGYNQKCIVLLPRDPSWAYAYWDIGNEYREPLRQKGGKQLALRVYDVTWIDMDKQRPHSMKQYECDELTQEWYIPVPMSDRDYIVEIGYVTESGHWLLLARSESVHIPPVYPCDHYGDRFYTISWEENLRGKNI; encoded by the coding sequence ATGAAAGGGGAATCAGAGGTGGTGGAAGATGCGAACAGGAGAGTGGAGGAGAGTTACCAGGTAGCAGATATTGAGTTGGAGGAAGTTATCTCCCAATCCGAGGTGGTGGAAGATGTGGAAACTGAGGAGAGTTACCAGGTAGCAGATATTGGGGATTCGGATTCGGAAAGGGTCTCGGAATTAGAAGTTGTGGAAGATGCGGAAACTCAGGAGAGTGAGGAGAGTTACCAGGTAGCAGATATTGGGGATTCGGATTCGGAAAGGGTCTCGGAATTAGAAGTTGTGGAAGATGCGGAAACTCAGGAGAGTGAGGAGAGTTACCAGGTAGCAGATATTGGGGATTCGGATTCGGAAAGGGTCTCGGAATCAGAGGTGGTGGAAGATGCGGAAACTCAGGAGAGTGAGGAGAGTTACCAGGTACCAGATATTGGGGATTCGGATTCAGAAAGGGTCTCGGAATTAGAGGTGGTGGAAGATGCGGAAACTCAGGAGAGTGAGGAGAGTTACCAGGTAGCAGATATTGAGTTGGAGGAAGTTATCTCCCAATCCGAGGTGGTGGAAGATGCGGAAACTCAGGAGAGTGAGGAGAGTTACCAGGTAGCAGATATTGGGGATTCGGATTCGGAAAGGGTCTCGGAATTAGAAGTTGTGGAAGATGCGGAAACTCAGGAGAGTGAGGAGAGTTACCAGGTAGCAGATATTGGGGATTCGGATTCGGAAAGGGTCTCGGAATCAGAGGTGGTGGAAGATGCGGAAACTCAGGAGAGTCAGGAGAGTTACCAGGTAGCAGATATTGGGGATTCGGATTCGGAAAGGGTCTCGGAATCAGAGGTGGTGGAAGATGCGGAAACTCAGGAGAGTCAGGAGGGTTACCAGGTAGCAGATATTGGGGATTCGGATTCGGAAAGGGTCTCGGAATTAGAAGTTGTGGAAGATGCGGAAACTCAGGAGGTTTCTGAGGTAGCGGAAATTGAGTTAGGAGATTCCTCCGATGAGGTGTCGGAAAGGGATGGAGAGGCGGATGAGAATTTGAAGCAAGCAACGCTAACAGGTGGTCAAGCATGGGTAGTGGGAGGAGGAGACGATCGCAGTCAGTTAGATGTGGAATCGAAAAAATTCAATGTAGGTCAACAGGATGATGGCGAAATTATAGGTTTGGATGTAGATGAAGGACTCCCGGATTTACCGGGTGGCTATAATCAGAAATGTATCGTGTTGTTGCCACGAGATCCCAGTTGGGCTTATGCTTATTGGGATATTGGTAATGAGTATCGAGAACCCTTGCGACAAAAAGGAGGTAAACAACTGGCGCTGCGGGTTTACGATGTCACCTGGATCGATATGGATAAGCAGCGTCCCCACAGTATGAAACAATATGAGTGCGATGAGTTAACGCAGGAATGGTATATTCCGGTACCGATGAGCGATCGCGACTATATTGTAGAAATTGGCTATGTGACGGAAAGTGGTCATTGGCTGTTGTTGGCGCGTTCAGAATCAGTACATATTCCCCCAGTTTACCCCTGTGACCATTATGGCGATCGCTTTTATACAATTTCCTGGGAAGAAAATCTGCGGGGGAAAAATATATGA
- a CDS encoding reverse transcriptase N-terminal domain-containing protein — protein sequence MTQDNQGKKTAGVDGMRAISPRQRFEIVKSIKGNLKAKPLRRVWIPKPGRDEKSGNGNTHNPRQSKASLG from the coding sequence GTGACCCAAGATAATCAAGGCAAGAAAACAGCCGGTGTTGATGGAATGAGAGCAATCTCTCCAAGACAAAGGTTTGAAATTGTCAAGAGCATCAAGGGAAATCTCAAAGCAAAACCACTGCGACGGGTGTGGATACCAAAACCTGGAAGGGATGAAAAAAGCGGGAATGGGAATACCCACAATCCAAGACAGAGCAAGGCAAGCCTTGGTTAA
- a CDS encoding reverse transcriptase domain-containing protein, translated as MKKAGMGIPTIQDRARQALVKSALEPEWESRFEGTSYGFRPGRSTHDAIARIYLSIRKGEYYVLDADIACETFRSEIGLQCSK; from the coding sequence ATGAAAAAAGCGGGAATGGGAATACCCACAATCCAAGACAGAGCAAGGCAAGCCTTGGTTAAGTCGGCTCTCGAACCTGAATGGGAATCGAGATTTGAAGGCACAAGCTACGGGTTCCGTCCCGGACGGTCAACCCACGACGCAATAGCACGAATTTACCTAAGCATCCGCAAAGGTGAATACTATGTACTAGATGCTGATATAGCGTGCGAGACGTTTAGGAGTGAAATAGGGCTGCAATGCTCGAAATAA